Genomic DNA from uncultured Methanospirillum sp.:
GGGCACGAGTGATGAACAGGTTTGATAAGATCCGGGAAATGCCTTCCTCTATACTGATCAAAAAAATGAAACTTCAGGATGTAAACTGCATGGGAGTTTTGGGGATCTTCTTGCTGATGTCCTTCTCCTGTTCCTTATAGAGAAGATTTGCCTTATCAATCGCCACTTCAGCCTCTGCCTCTTTACCCATAGCCTTTAGAACAGATGCTTTATTGATCCAGTTCTCTGCATTTTGCGGATTGACAACGATAGCCTGCTCATATGAGTACAGCGCCGGTTCATACTGTTTTTTCATATTATATGCAAACCCGCGGGCACTCCAGACCTTCTCATTATTCTTATCGATGAGCAGAGCCTTGTCAAAATGTTGAACTGCCATGTCATACTGACCACGGCTTGAGAGTGCCATCCCACGATAATACCAGTATTCGGTGTTTCCGGGTTCTATCTCAATTGCTTTAAAGAACGATCTGACAGCCTCATCATAATCGCCCATCATATAACTGGTACGCCCTTTCCAGAACCAGGCCAGGGAATAGTTCCCATTCTGGCGAATGGCATCGGTAAACGCATCAATCGCATCCTTGTACCGTACCATCTCATACAATGACATACCTTTCAGGTAGTAGAGTTCACTATCATTTGGAGTGATGGCTATAGCCCGATCGTAGGCTGATATTGCCTCAGAGTATTTGCCATTCTGAAAATCCTTCTGCCCTTTCTCCTTCCACTCCCCTGTGCTCATGCATCCGGTAAGCAGGACAGACAGGAGCAGAATCAGCCAGGACAGAGCAACCGCACGGCAGATTCGTGGAGATGAACAGAAATAATTCATGGATACCAGGTACTCTCACTCATTTTGAACCGCAGCGCATATGAGCCTGACTCAGAGAGCCTGGCAAAAAAAGTGGTTATTCGTAAAGATACTGCTCGTCAATGCGGGTGTAGGATGCAAGTTCTTCAGGTTTGAAATGAATCGCGATCTCCCTGGCTGCAGTCTCTACTGAGTCTGAACCATGGATGACATTCATTCCGATCTCAAGAGCCAGATCACCACGAATAGTTCCGGGGGCTGCCCCGGCAGGATTCGTGGCACCGATCATATCTCTGCTGATCTTCACGATGTTCTTCCCTGAAAACACCATCAGGAAACAGGGTCCGCTGGTGATGTAAGCCTTCAGACCTGGGAAGAACGGTTTCTGCACATGCTCTGCATAGTGCTCCATAACTCGGGCATCAGGAAGCCGTTCGAACTTTGCTGCCACGAGTTTGAATCCGCGGCGTTCAAAACGGGAGATGATCTCCCCGACAAGGCCACGCTGTACCCCGTCAGGTTTGACCATCAGGAACGTCTGTTCCATTGATTATCCCTTGCCCATCGCCTTGCGGCCGGCTGCAGTCCAGGAGACCCGGCGCGGAATACGCCCGAGTTTGTAGTTCTTCTGGCACTTGGTGCTGCAGAAGTAGAAGATTGACCCATCCTTTCGGACAAACATCTTCCCGGTTCCTGGCTCCATACCCTCACCACAAAACGAACAAACGTGTGATTGCATCACCGTTTTCACCTCCGTGAGAGTTTCTTTGCCTCACGCTCGGTCTCGAGGAGCATAAGGACATCCCCTTCTCGGATGGGGCCAACCGTGTTCCTGGTAATAATTCGACCCTTATTCGGGCCATCGAGAATCCGGCACTTGACCTGCATGGCTTCACCATGCATGCCCGTAGAGCCGATCACCTCGATCACTTCGGCGGGCGTTGCGTCAGACATGAGACTCACTCGGCCTTAAGCGCAGCAATCTGTCCTGCAATCTCGTCAACGATCTCCTTCGCCTTGCCGGGTTTTATGACGGCAGCAGCAGCAGAGCCGACCTCAAGCCCACATGCGGCTCCTATGTCGTTCTGTTTGGTGACGAAGATGTACGGAACCTTCTTCTCTTCACAGAGAGGACCAAGGTGCATCACGATCTCAGCCGGCTCAACGTCGCCACCGATAAGAACGAGCTGGGCGATCCCGCGCTCGACAGCCTTGGTGGCTTCGTTGGAGCCCTTCTTGATCTTGCCGGTTTCTCTGGCCGTTTCGACTGCCTCAAGTGCCTTGTTCTGAATTTCATCAGAAACTTCAAAGGTAACGTAGTTTGCCATATTAGACCTCATTCAGGAGAGCTTCGGTCTCTCCATCATCACTCATCAGTACATGACGAATGTGCCATACAAGTATGGGATCAGAGTCAATAAATGTTTTGAAAAGAGGAGAGTGAAATCAGCAGATCCTGTCGGGAATATCGGATCAGGCCAGACGGTATATCGTGACCGCACCCTGATGATACGCTGGTGAGAGACCGGCATCAGGGAGGGTGACATTGTAGCGTTCCTCTTCTGTCGGCCCCACGTACAGAAGATCGATGTGAAACATCTTCATGAGTTTCACACACCATGACGGATCTTCGTAGATTGTACGCACAACAGTTGTCCTTTGAGCATACCATCCAAGCGGGGTATTGTTACGCCACATTGATTCATGGAACGACCACCCGAGAAGTGCAGGTATTCCGGTGAATGCTGAAACCCGGGAGTAGTATCCATAGTCTCCCCCTTCAGCCTCAACAAGGGTAAGGTTTCCTTCCTGGGACCGAAGCCAGGTAACCGCTGCAAGGTCGTCCGGATGGGAGACTGAAAGCCAGGCAAGTCCATCAAGAGTCGGGGTATGCGGCCCTGCATGAGTGGCAGTGACCACTGCCGGAAGCAGAAGAAGGAGCAGAAGAATCAGCGGAACTGCACCCTCAACCATTCGTGCTGACCATGACTCACTGTTTATCAGAGGGAGGATGAGCCTTCCAAGCATTCCGGCAGTGGCAGCACTGAAGAGCAGCCAGGCGGTGATATAGAGTTTGAAGACGGTATTCATCCTGAAATACTGGTCGCCCATGTTATCCTTGAGATAGAGGATCTCACAGAAGACAAGGATCGCAAGACCTGCACCAGCCAGGAGATCGCAAGCCCCTTCACGCCTGACCAATACCGCACCAAGAAGGACTGCAGGTATCGCTGCTGCAACATATCCGGTTACCAGAAACGGCACAGCAATGACAAGAAGCCAGGGCGAACGCCTGAAGATGGGGAGGAGGGAAACCGCAAGTATAAGGATGAACCATCCGTTCACAAGCATAAATTCAGATATCGAAGTCGACAGAGGAACTACTGCGATCCCCCCAATTCCCTGTGCTTTCATCATCAGATAATAGGGAAGATAACAGAGGACACCAATTACCGGCACCAACAGAAGGTAGAGAAGTGCCCCCCTTCCCTGGGAAAAATGTCTGATGATCGCTCTTCCGGACACAGGCTCTCTGACTTTCTTAACAAGTCTTCCTGCCAGAGAAGGAGAATGATCAGGCTCTGAACGAGAACCGGCTGAATTAATCAGCAGGATGGTTCCGGTGATGAGAACCAGAGGGGCCTGGATAAGGACATCCCAGGTGTTCGTGGGCGGGATTGAACCAAGTGTCAGACCAGACGAGAGGATCAGGACCAGCCGGGAAGCCGGCTGCATCTCCTTCCAGCAGGTTACAGCGAGAATGATGAGAAGAATCAGGGTTGTCTGTGGGAAGAAACCAAGCACATGCGCATGCACGTCACCAAAAATGAATGAAAACAGAGGATATTCATTTATGGTCCCGTCGATTACCCGGGTACTGTCCCAGAGGAGTTTACTCCATTCAGTCCCTGCCATGGCAAGATGAACAAAAGCAGGGTTCATTATGAAAAGCAGCACCACAGGGAGGAGGCGAAGACGGGGAAGGAGAAGATGACCGACCCCGTACATGTTGACGCCAGCAAGTGCAGCAATCGTTGGTAGTGCCATGGTGAAGAGGACCGGTGAAGGAACTCCTGATGTTAGACCCAGGGCGGCAAGCATCCAGTGCCCAAGATAGTAATAAACCGAGAGATCACCACCCGCAAACCAGGGATCAAGGGGCGGGATGACAGGCATGCGCATCATTGAAGAGATGAACCCATGATCCATGAACTTTTCAGCAGCACTGATATCAGGGTTGTAGACGCGGAGCAACAGCATCGCCAGAAAGACGATGATGAAAAGGGCATAATATCTCCATTCTGACGTAACAAACGAATAGCATCTGAAAATTTCACAAATTCCATTCTCCCGGCATGCCTGCAGACAGGTGTACCCCATACCAAGAAAGAAAGGGATCAATGCAAGTTGGACAGGAAGATGCACCAGGGCACTCCAGTAACTGAGGAGTGTATAGAGTAACAGTGAAAGACTGAATGCGAGAGGAACTGCCACCTTTATAAAATAGGTCTGGAAAAACGGGACCAGCGAGAAGTGAAGGAAAAATATGAGGATTAACCATGCAAGGATCAGAGTGAAATCCCCGGGAGTAATCATACATCCTCATCCCCGTTATCTGACAAACGGCGCTTGATGCTTGCCATCATCTCAGGGACGACCCAGTTTCCAAAGTAGAAGATCGATGCAACTCCACCGATTACTGTGATCAGGTTTTTGATGAGATGATCGATCACCGCAATTAGTGTCGCAGTCGCTGGGGCAACTCCTGACAACTCAAAAATAATAGCAAGAGAGGCCTCATAGGTCCCAAGGCCCCCGGGAGTTATCGGAACAGCTTTTACCAAATTTCCAGCAACTATCGCGAGCAGAACAACTGCTAGTGGAATCTCCTGATTAAACATCGTTGCAACCGAGACACAGATAATCGTATCCATGATCCAGATGGCAATCGATGAGAAGAAGAGCAGAAGAGCAGAGGAAGGGGTGAGGGAGGCTTCCTTTACCTCGGCAAGCATAGTCAGAATGTATCCGACGTACTTATTCTCTGAAGAAAAACGACCCATGAAGAGGAGAATGCCAAAGAACAATGCCCCAAGGATCAGGGGGATCGCAATGAGCGAGAGTGCCCATTCTGGAACATTGATAACAAAAAGGATCGAGATCAGACCCAGAAATGCAACTGTGATGATGTCAAACACCCGTTCAACAACAATCGAGGAGAGCCCTTGTGAAACAGTTGAATCATACTCGTGCCTCACAAGAATAATCCTGATTAGATCACCTAACCTTGCCGGAACGAGAAGATTGACAGTCTGTGAGAGATATATGCAGGCAGTCGCAAAGAGCGTCGGCACAATTACGGTGAGTCTGGCAAGAATGATCTTGTATCGCCATCCTCTTGAGAACCATGCAGCGACACAGATCAGTATAGCAGGAACGAGATACAGAGGATGCAGATACTGAAGCGTTGCATTTAGATCACCCCAGACCCGCCAGAGCATTGCACCGATGATCCCGACAGCCAGAAGAAGAGAGAGCACGAGAGCAACAATTTTACGGTACATGAAGTCTCCACCAGAGGTTCAATATTGAGCGACCCATCTTCCAGATATCCTGTGACTTGACCGTAGTTCCAGGCCCTTCCCGCCAGATAACCGGTATCTCTGCAATCAGATATCCCTTTCTTTGTGCACAAACCAGCACTTCAGTATCCCAAAACCAGTGTGTATCCCGAATATCCGGCAGAAGTGATAGAAGACTCTCTTTTTTGAATGCCTTGAATCCGCACTGATGGTCCTTCAGTCTGCTTCGGAGAATAAACCGGACAAGCCAGTTGTATCCGCGGCTCTTGACCTCCCGGCCCAGGCTACGGGTGATATTGCTATCAGACAGAAGTCGCGATCCGGTCGCAACGTCTGCACCCTCGGCAACTGCCCTGATGAGCATGGGAAGATATGACATATCTGTTGCAAGATCAACATCGAAGTAGCAGAAAATTTCTCCTTTTGCCTGTATGGCAGCAGTAGTCAGGGCAGACCCGCGACCAAGCCGCTGGTCACGGTGCAGGTGAATAACCCGTGAGTCTTTTTCCTGCCATGAGGCAGCGCATTCAGCAGACCCATCTGTGCTAGCATCTTCAGCAATAATGATCTCAAACCCTGAACAAAACTCTTCCATCACCTTAAGGGTAAGCGGAATGGCATCCTGAAGGGCTGAAAGGTCATTATAGACAGGAATGACTACGGATACGATTGATTCAGTAATACTATTCACGGTTTTGGATACCCTCCACGACTCGCAGGGCTGCCTTCATAGAGCCTTCAATACTCCGCTCAGGGTAGTTCTCTGGTGAGAACATCCCTGCTAGGTACAGTCCTGGCACAGCCGGATTGGTAAGATTATTCATATATCCGGTAAGATACAGCGGACCGGCATCGCGATCGATGGCAATCCGGCTCCAATGTACCTCTTTAGGATCTACAGAAAATTTTGTGCAGAAATCAGATAGCATCTTCTCCTGAAGAGAAGGATCAGGATCACCTGAGAAATAAGAGGCAAGATATACCAGATGTTCCCCGTACCACTCAAACGGGGCAAAATTTGTATGTGAAACCACAGCTCCATATGGGGCAGGGTCAGTGATGTTCAGCCAGTAAATACCATCAGTCACATCACGGGAGAGCGCGAGGGTCAGACATGCTGCCCCCTGGTACGGAATTGACGGGATACCAGGAACGCCGAGATTCTGAAGAAGACGGGGGCTGACTGTCCCGATCACCATATCAAAAAACTCACCGTTGATCTCCCAGCCAGGATCTGGTGATGCACTCACCTGAACTACGGAGGTTACCGGAACTTCAGTGCGGATAACACACCCTTTATCTCGGGCAGCACCTGTAAGCCGATCAATCAGGACAGAAAATCCGCCATTAATATACCCCAGCCGTTCACCTGCCACTCCACGATCAGATCTGATAGCCACACGACTGATAAGCCAGGCAGCAGATACAAGATCAGCATTCTGACCAAACTTAGATTTGAGAAGAGGCTCGAAGAATGAATGATATATTCGCTCACCCAGTTTAGAAATGATAAAATCGTGTGCTGTGATGGTATCAAGTGGAGCCATATCCATATGCGATGCCTGTTTGGTAAAGAGCCCAAGCCTTGCCTTGTCTATGATGCTCAGATACGGATAGCGAAGGATCTCAAACGGGGTGGTCAATGGGTGAATGTCCCCATCCGTAAACGAGCCTGTAGATCCTGAAAGCCAGATAATTTCGTCTGAAAGTCCAAGTTCATCAAGCAGAGTCATCAGAACTGTATCACCGGAGAAGAAGTGATGATAGAACCGTTCGATAGCATACCGTTCATTCCTGTACGAAGAGAGCAGGCCGCCAAGTTCAGGTTCCTGCTCAAATATGACCACATCATATGCATCTGCGAGCGAGTACCCGGCGACAAGACCTGCAAGGCCTCCGCCTATGATGCCTATCCTCATCTGAAATCTCCGCTCATACTTCCTTAGTTAATCCCTTCGCGCTTATTGAAGAAGCTTTTTGAGTATATACACGTAAAATGTACGCAATATCAAGGTTCCAAATAATGTCAGGGCAACTGGTGTAACCACAATGAAAGTATTCTTTATCGGATTCGGTCAGGCAGGAGGCAAAATCGTTGACAAGTTCATCGAGTTTGACCAGAGAGCCTCGGGAGGAAGCTTCCGGGCAATTGCAGTCAATACTGCTCGTACTGATCTCATGGGACTTCAGAACCTCGAGTTTGAAGATCGGGTTCTTATCGGTCAGACAACTGTAAAAGGGCATGGAGTAGGAACAGACAACGATACCGGTGCCCAGATAACCTTCGATGAGATCGACATCGTGATGAATGCTATTGATCGGAAAGGGATCGGAGAGACAGAAGCGTTCATCATTGTTGCAGGCCTCGGAGGAGGTACCGGTTCCGGTGGTGCTCCTGTCCTCGCCAGGCATCTGAAGAAGATCTATACAGAACCAGTTTACGTATTAGCAATACTTCCTGCACCTGAAGAAGGCAGATTGTATTCATACAATGCAGCACGAAGCCTTGCTACCCTTGTGAAAGAAGCGGATAACGTAATCCTTTTTGATAATAGTGCATGGAAAAACGAGGGAGAGAGCATCAAAGGAGCCTTTGACCGGCTGAATGAGGAGATCGTTCGCAGGTTCGGGCTTCTCTTCCGAGCCGGAGAGGTCGGATCCCTGGGCCACGTTGGTGAGATGGTGGTTGACTCCAGTGAGATCATCAACACACTCAAAGGCGGGGGTATAAGTTCAGTTGGATATGCCATCAGTGAGGTAGGAACTCAGGCATCTGAACCAGAAATGGGACTGTTAGGGCGGGTTTTACGCAGGAATCAGGTCGAGGAGCGACGTCCCGAGGACAAACTGATGGGCGAAGACCGAACTTCGCGCGTTCTTTCGCTGGTTCGGAGGGCAATGCTTGGAAGGCTAACACTTCCTTGTGAATACTCCACAGCAAGTCGTGCCCTGGTGCTGGTAGCCGGACCACCTGATGAACTGGATCGAAAGGGTATCGAGAAAGCAAAGAGTTGGGTCGAAGAGAACATCGCCGGTGTTGAGGTGAGGGGAGGAGACTTCCCTGCACAGAGCAGATTTGTTGCAGCAGTGGTTCTCCTTGCATCCATCGCTGATGCACCGCGTGTCACAAAACTCCTCGAAATTGCCAAGGAGACCAAAGCCACATCAGAACGGATTGATGAAGAGAATAAGATCAAACTCGATGAGAGTATCGAACCGTTGTTTGAATGAGATGCGCATGAAGACTGGAACACTCATAATTTCAGTGCTGGTCCTGCTTGGACTAGCAATCTCCCCGGTATTGGCGGGGGTTGATGTAGGATATGTCAATGTGAAACCTGCCGGAGATCTCGAATCTGGAAAGACAAATGTTACGGCTGATTTCCAGATTGATTTCATCTCAACCGCAGGAGAGACGTTTCCCAGTGATGAGAACATTCTGCTCTCCACCCAACTCGATAACCCTATCTGGAACTATGTTATTGTGCTTGATGGTGTAGAAAATCCCAGACCGGCGTCAAGCAAGAGCCAGTTGAGCCTCACCGGATGGGAACTTTCATACAAAGACAAGGAAGAGCAGGTAAAGGTCACACTCAAAGGAAATGCTCCCAAGGTCAACTCATCCAAGCAGATTGAAGTTGTGAGTATCAGTACTACAGGCGCTAACAGCAAGGTAAAAGAGCAGGTAAAAAATGTCTCCGCATTTGTTACAAATCCAAATGAGTTAACCGGAGACATCGGTTCGGTACAGACAAAGGTAAAAGCGTTACAGAACGAAATTGCCAAGTACAAGGCTGACGGCATTGATACCTCCAAGGCTGAGCAAAAGGTAAAAGATGCTAATACAGCCCTACAGACTGCAACAAAAGAGACCTTTGCCAATGCAAAGATCTACATGGATAATGCAGGGACGTATGTTCAGGATGGATACACATACCTGGACATGGGTATCTCACAGAAGACAATAGCCGACGCCAAAGAGGCAATTGACCGGACCGATGAGTGGATCACCTATTTCAAGGGAGATAAAAAGATGGAGACAGATCCACGGCTGGCTCCAATAATTACCAAGCGCGAATTTGCTGCAGAGTACTCATCAAATGCTCAGGAACTCTTTGAACAGGGCAAGTATACCGATGCAAAACAGAAAGCAGAAGATGCGTTTACCAAAGCCACAGAAGTCTTCAATGATACCCAGAACCTCAATAATGAGATTAACCAGACACCAGCAAGTTCAGGCCCTGACATAGGTGCTACAGTAGCATCAATACTCCCTAATGTTGCCATCGTTATCGTCATTATTGCAGCCATTGCAGGAGTTGTCTTATTTGTAAAAAGACGCGGCGGTGGAGGAGGTAAAGGTGGAAGTGGAAAAGGTGGTGGTGGATCATTCGGATGGAAGAAACGCTCCTCACCAAAAACAAAGAAGTCTCATCAGTATGATGAACTCTTCTAATCTCTTTTAATACTGATATCTCTCTGTGTCATTATTCACATATTTTTAAGATCAGATGATGAGCCTGGCATCGACAAACTATGTTTCATAATAACAGAAAATCCCGCTCCTAAAGTGATAATATCACATAAATAAGCAGAACTCATGAACGGACATTGACCTTTCCTGCTGCATTTCCATAGATAAAAAAAGTGGAAAGTAAAGTGCCGGTCAGGTTATTGAACAATGCTTGAGCCTGATTTTTCTTTTACAAAGACATCAAGATTGATGCTTCCAGTCTTGCCATCCCTGAAGAGATAGTACATAGGAACCCGATCCTTGTTATCATACCACGAGAACCAGTAACTGAGTTTATACTGCTTCTTCTCATATCCTGGCAGATCAGGGTAACTTTCAGTATCATGGGTGATCACAAGATCAGGATGCTTTGATTCAAACACAGAAGGCTCGACCTTGTGTCCGTAGAAGGAGATCTTATCCCATTTGTCTCCACGATAATACCAGGGAAGAGGCCAATAAGATTCAGTGGCAACCACAACAGAGTATGAATTATCGATCAACTTCATCACCTCCCGCATATCCTCGCTGTTCTGCACCTGAACCATAGGTTCATTGATATCAGCCGGTGTATAGCAGACATGCACCATCATAACACACAGGAAGACACAGGCAATACCAACTGCAATGAACTTGACACGCGACTGCACATCATAGGCTGCAAGCAGGATCATCGGAAAGAGCTGATGAATAATAAGCCAAGGAACTTTCTCACCAACATACCCGTAAAAGATCATGGAAAGGACTGTCCAGTACAGGGCAAGAAGAAAGAAAAACCGGGACCGATCTCCAATCCCAACATACGGTTTGAAGAATCCGCCACCACCCTTCAGCTGCTTCAGATATGAGGCAATCCCAATTCTCACTTCAGCGAATCCCTTCTCGCGGATTCCATATTGCCACACTGCTACTCCGGCAAGCAGGGCAATAGGTACCTCGTACAATCCCAGAATTAGGAGGTACCAGTATGGACCTCCACAAAGCCTACATTGTCCATGTATGCCCATCCAGTGCTCAATAGCCTTGAAAGGTGCCTGAATAAACATTTCTGGATGAGTAAAGAAGGTGGTATAGCATGTTGCCCCGATAGCCACCATGATCAGGAGTCCTGCACCAAGATCCCTTCTCCATGTAAGGGGAAGGGCAATCCGTCCGTTAAGGAGCATGATCAGGAAGAATGAACCAAATATCAGGAGAGTAAAGGGCATATCCTCCTTTAAGCAGAGTCCGCATGCCGCACACACTGCTGCAACGGCTGCATACTGCCACCTTCCTTTATCAAAGTACATGAGAAGAAAAACGAGCAATGCCACCGTGAAGAAGAGTTGAAAGATGTCATGCCTCAGAAAGCGGGAGAAGTATACCATACATGGAGATAGCGCAAAGAACAACGCCCCGACAAGGGCATGATTGCATTTTACCCATCCTTCCCGATATAATATCCAGAACAGAGGAATGATTGCTGCCCCGAACAACCCGGGAAGAAACCTGACAATCATGTCAGAATCCTTAAACAGCAGAAAAGCCGTTCCAGTCAGATAGTAAAGAAGAGGCCCGTGGTACATCGGATCATACAGGTACGTTCCCTTTGTGATCAGATCGTATGTAAACCAGGCATGGATCGCTTCGTCATGATGAAGAAGTTTTACTTCTGGGAGTATGATCCGAACCATAAGCCCGAGAAGGAAGATGAGGATAAATATCCTGAACGGAGAGAGTGAAAGACGATCTTTCAGACTGCAGGCACACATGTATATCTGATCATTCTAGACTGAAATAAAAAAACTCACCTGATGGTTTTCCGGGATTGAAACTAAAAAGAAGAGGAAAAGGATCGGTTTTTAGAGAATACATCAAGATAGGTGCTTAATTTAGTTCCATCGCGCATGAAGTACCAAGCAGGGAAATCCTTCTCCACCAAAGGCAGAGAGAAAGAGTAGTTATAGGCAACCACCTGTTTCTGGTACCCGGGAAGAGAACCTGAATCATATGAATTCGTACTGAGCATGATGACCAGATCGGGATCTTTCTGAAGGATCATGGCAGGAGCGGGTTTTTGCGCAAGGAGGGTGATTTTATTCCAGCCTTCTCCCCTGAAATACCAGGGAAGCGGCCAGTATGCATCTGTTGTCACCACTGACATGTTGGATACCGAGATGAGATCCATCACATGTTTAAGATCCTCACTGTTCTGCGCCTGAACAATGGGTTCATTGATATCAGCCGGGGTGTAGCAGACATGGAGGGTCATGACCAGGAGGAATGCACAGCCCAGCAGTCCCAAAATGATCTTTTTCCCGGATAGATCATACGATGCCAAAAGAATCAGGGGAAACAACTGATGAATCAGGAGCCAGGGAACCTTTTCCCCGACATACGCATAGAAGAGTAGTGAAAGCAAAGCCCAGTAGATCGCAAAGGTGAGCAGAAATGCTGATTTATTATCATTTGTCTGATGGTCGGCACCATGACTCTTCTTTATTTTTTGCAGATGTCGAGATGTTTCAGATTTCAGCTCGGAAAAACCGGCCTGTCTGATTCCCCAGTGCCAGAACCCAAGAACGGCAAGGATCAGGATCGGAAGTTCGTAGACAACCAGAAGCAGGAGATAATACCATGGAGCACCACAGATTCTGCACTCCCCCTGAACTCCCATCCAATGAGAGATAGCTTTCCCAGGAGCGAGCAGGATCATCTCCGGGTGAGAAAGAAATGTTGTGTAACAGAGCGTGCCAATACCAGCCATAACCAGTAATCCGACCACCAGATCACGCAACCATCTCTTTGGCAGCCGAATCCGGCCGGTCATGAGCATCAGCACAAAAAACGATGCAAAGATGAGGAGAGTTGCTGGCATATCTTCTTTCAGACAGAGACCACAGGCTGCTGATGCAGCAGCACAGGCAGCATACTGCCACTTGCCTTTGTCCAGATAGAGAAGTAAGCAGACAAGAAGACAGACAGTGAAGAAGAGCTGGAATATGTCATGGCGCAGAAACCGGGAGAAATATACCATGGAGGGGGAGAGTGCAAAAAAGAGGGACGCAAAGATGGCCTGATCTTTTTTGATCCACCCGTTCTGATGTAGCACCCAGAATAAAGGAATAATTGCTGCTCCGAAGATTGCCGGGAGCAGACGAGCGACAACATCTGATGCTCCGAACAGGAAAAATGCTGCACCTGTCAGGTAATAGAGCAGTGGGCCATGGTAGACGGGATCATACAGGTACGAACCGGTAGTGATCAGATTATACGTATACCATGCATGGATGGCTTCGTCATGATGAAAGAGTTTCAGATCTGGTGAGATACATCTGATGAGAAGGCCTACTAAAAAAACGAGAAGAATGATCCGCCCTGCGGAGGTGCGGTTATAGATATTGGAAATTACGTGCTTCAGCACGTTATGCACCAAAAAAATTCAGCTCTCGAGAACAATCTCGATACCGATATCTTTTGGTACCTGGGTGCGCATCAGCTGTCGCAGTGCACGCTCATCTGCATCGATATCGATGAGACGCTTGTGTACACGCATCTGCCAGCGGTCCCATGTTGCGGTACCTTCGCCGTCCGGGCTCTTCCGGATTGGAACAACGAGTTTTCTGGTAGGGAGCGGGATTGGTCCTGCGAGGTTTACGCCAGTGCGTTCTGCGATCTCACGAATCTTGTCGCATACCTCTTCGACTTTCTGGTAATCTGTTCCGGTGAGCCGGATACGGGCTTTCTGCATGATTAAACACACCCAAAAAATTAGGGTTAGCGGAATTGTTTCTTGACTACTTCAATACACATTCCGGCTGCAATGGTCTGACCCATATCACGTATGGCAAAGCGACCGAGCTGGGGGAATTCCTTTGCGCTTTCTACGCAGAAGGGTTTTGTTGGTTTGCACTTGATGACAGCTGCATCTCCTGCCTTCAGGAAGGTCGGATTCTCCTCAGAGGTCTGACCAGTCCGTGGGTCGAGCTTCTTGACGAGCTCAATGAAGGTGCATGCAACCTGTGCAGTGTGGCAGTGGAAAACCGGAGTGTATCCTGCGGTGATT
This window encodes:
- the ndk gene encoding nucleoside-diphosphate kinase, with amino-acid sequence MEQTFLMVKPDGVQRGLVGEIISRFERRGFKLVAAKFERLPDARVMEHYAEHVQKPFFPGLKAYITSGPCFLMVFSGKNIVKISRDMIGATNPAGAAPGTIRGDLALEIGMNVIHGSDSVETAAREIAIHFKPEELASYTRIDEQYLYE
- a CDS encoding 30S ribosomal protein S28e, which produces MSDATPAEVIEVIGSTGMHGEAMQVKCRILDGPNKGRIITRNTVGPIREGDVLMLLETEREAKKLSRR
- a CDS encoding lysylphosphatidylglycerol synthase transmembrane domain-containing protein, which codes for MYRKIVALVLSLLLAVGIIGAMLWRVWGDLNATLQYLHPLYLVPAILICVAAWFSRGWRYKIILARLTVIVPTLFATACIYLSQTVNLLVPARLGDLIRIILVRHEYDSTVSQGLSSIVVERVFDIITVAFLGLISILFVINVPEWALSLIAIPLILGALFFGILLFMGRFSSENKYVGYILTMLAEVKEASLTPSSALLLFFSSIAIWIMDTIICVSVATMFNQEIPLAVVLLAIVAGNLVKAVPITPGGLGTYEASLAIIFELSGVAPATATLIAVIDHLIKNLITVIGGVASIFYFGNWVVPEMMASIKRRLSDNGDEDV
- a CDS encoding DUF2298 domain-containing protein, encoding MITPGDFTLILAWLILIFFLHFSLVPFFQTYFIKVAVPLAFSLSLLLYTLLSYWSALVHLPVQLALIPFFLGMGYTCLQACRENGICEIFRCYSFVTSEWRYYALFIIVFLAMLLLRVYNPDISAAEKFMDHGFISSMMRMPVIPPLDPWFAGGDLSVYYYLGHWMLAALGLTSGVPSPVLFTMALPTIAALAGVNMYGVGHLLLPRLRLLPVVLLFIMNPAFVHLAMAGTEWSKLLWDSTRVIDGTINEYPLFSFIFGDVHAHVLGFFPQTTLILLIILAVTCWKEMQPASRLVLILSSGLTLGSIPPTNTWDVLIQAPLVLITGTILLINSAGSRSEPDHSPSLAGRLVKKVREPVSGRAIIRHFSQGRGALLYLLLVPVIGVLCYLPYYLMMKAQGIGGIAVVPLSTSISEFMLVNGWFILILAVSLLPIFRRSPWLLVIAVPFLVTGYVAAAIPAVLLGAVLVRREGACDLLAGAGLAILVFCEILYLKDNMGDQYFRMNTVFKLYITAWLLFSAATAGMLGRLILPLINSESWSARMVEGAVPLILLLLLLLPAVVTATHAGPHTPTLDGLAWLSVSHPDDLAAVTWLRSQEGNLTLVEAEGGDYGYYSRVSAFTGIPALLGWSFHESMWRNNTPLGWYAQRTTVVRTIYEDPSWCVKLMKMFHIDLLYVGPTEEERYNVTLPDAGLSPAYHQGAVTIYRLA
- a CDS encoding 50S ribosomal protein L24e codes for the protein MMQSHVCSFCGEGMEPGTGKMFVRKDGSIFYFCSTKCQKNYKLGRIPRRVSWTAAGRKAMGKG
- the rpl7ae gene encoding 50S ribosomal protein L7Ae, producing the protein MANYVTFEVSDEIQNKALEAVETARETGKIKKGSNEATKAVERGIAQLVLIGGDVEPAEIVMHLGPLCEEKKVPYIFVTKQNDIGAACGLEVGSAAAAVIKPGKAKEIVDEIAGQIAALKAE
- a CDS encoding tetratricopeptide repeat protein; its protein translation is MNYFCSSPRICRAVALSWLILLLSVLLTGCMSTGEWKEKGQKDFQNGKYSEAISAYDRAIAITPNDSELYYLKGMSLYEMVRYKDAIDAFTDAIRQNGNYSLAWFWKGRTSYMMGDYDEAVRSFFKAIEIEPGNTEYWYYRGMALSSRGQYDMAVQHFDKALLIDKNNEKVWSARGFAYNMKKQYEPALYSYEQAIVVNPQNAENWINKASVLKAMGKEAEAEVAIDKANLLYKEQEKDISKKIPKTPMQFTS